The Skermanella rosea genomic sequence CCGTCGCGCGCTGGCGTCCCGTGAGGCTTCGGCCTCCTGTGTCCGCCGGATTTCGGCTTGCCGGTCCAACGTCATGTTGCCGGCGATTCCTCCGGCGGCGGCGCCGATGAGCATGCCGCTCGTACTGTTGCCGAAGATCGCCCTGCTCACGCCGGCACCTGCGGCGGCACCGCCGAGCGTGCCGACCCCGGCTGGCGCGGTTCCGCCGCCGGCCGTCTCGCAGCCGGCCAGCGCCAACCCGGCGACGATCCCCAGCAAGGAGATCCTCAGTCCGGCGCGGGGCGCTCCATGCGATTTCCTCATCTTGCAGCTCCCTGGTCGGAGCTTGCAGCCTCGACCATTTCTTCGAAGGACAGGGCACCGTCACCATCTTTGTCGCCGGCCATGAACGCCCGGGTTTTGTTGGACATCACCTCCGAGAAGGTCAGGGCGCCGTCGCCGTTGGCGTCGATGCGGGAGAACCT encodes the following:
- a CDS encoding glycine zipper 2TM domain-containing protein, giving the protein MLGIVAGLALAGCETAGGGTAPAGVGTLGGAAAGAGVSRAIFGNSTSGMLIGAAAGGIAGNMTLDRQAEIRRTQEAEASRDASARRQLDFERQRALQDEEVRREIEERRLFEQWQRERKG